The following proteins are encoded in a genomic region of Hoeflea phototrophica DFL-43:
- the modA gene encoding molybdate ABC transporter substrate-binding protein has translation MPARLIRHVAGALALVGLVLTSAMARADDVLVFAAASLKTALDAVADDWRAQTGKGLTISYAGSSQLARQIEQGAPADVFISASSGWMDYLQSAKLISAESRTDLVGNQLVLVAHGADGAGVELDAKLDLAGLLGDEKLAMALVDAVPAGIYGKQALSSLGLWDALAPKVAQTDNVRAALALVAAGEAPYGIVYASDAVSQDIVSVIGVFPEGSHDPIVYPAARVAASENADAELLLEALKSPSASAHFRAQGFSVLSRQGDG, from the coding sequence ATGCCAGCCCGTTTGATCCGCCATGTGGCCGGTGCGCTGGCATTGGTCGGCCTTGTGCTGACATCCGCCATGGCGCGGGCGGATGATGTTCTGGTGTTCGCCGCCGCCAGTTTGAAAACCGCGCTTGATGCCGTGGCGGATGACTGGCGCGCGCAAACCGGCAAGGGACTGACGATCTCCTATGCAGGCAGTTCGCAATTGGCGCGTCAGATCGAGCAGGGAGCACCGGCTGATGTTTTCATCTCTGCCTCCAGCGGCTGGATGGATTATCTGCAATCGGCGAAGTTGATCAGTGCAGAGAGCCGAACCGATCTCGTGGGCAATCAGCTTGTGCTTGTCGCGCATGGTGCTGACGGAGCGGGGGTTGAACTTGACGCCAAACTCGATCTGGCGGGTCTTTTGGGAGACGAAAAGCTTGCGATGGCGCTGGTGGATGCGGTTCCCGCCGGGATCTATGGCAAACAGGCGCTGAGCAGTCTGGGGCTTTGGGATGCGCTGGCGCCAAAGGTGGCGCAGACTGACAATGTGCGCGCTGCGCTGGCGCTGGTGGCTGCGGGCGAAGCGCCTTACGGCATTGTCTATGCCAGCGATGCGGTTTCCCAAGACATTGTGAGTGTGATCGGCGTGTTTCCTGAAGGCAGCCATGATCCGATTGTTTATCCGGCGGCGCGTGTTGCTGCTTCGGAAAATGCAGATGCCGAATTGTTGCTTGAGGCGCTGAAGAGCCCGTCAGCGTCGGCGCATTTCAGGGCGCAGGGTTTCTCTGTTCTTTCCCGGCAGGGCGATGGCTGA
- the modB gene encoding molybdate ABC transporter permease subunit, whose amino-acid sequence MADWLTPDQWSAVALSLKVSFWATVLSLPIGVAVAYVLARYEFWGKQALNGLVHLPLILPPVVTGYLLLLTFGRRGAIGGFLEQTFGLVFAFRWTGAALAAAVMAFPLMVRAIRLAIEAVDPKLEEAASTLGASRIWVFMTVTLPLILPGVIAGAILAFAKAMGEFGATITFVSNIPGQTQTLPSAIYSFLQVPGGDAQAFQLVLIAVAIALAALLLSEWVGRAVARRIAGS is encoded by the coding sequence ATGGCTGACTGGTTGACCCCTGACCAGTGGAGCGCGGTGGCGCTGTCGCTCAAGGTGTCGTTCTGGGCCACCGTGCTGAGCCTGCCGATTGGCGTGGCGGTTGCCTATGTGCTGGCGCGCTACGAGTTCTGGGGCAAGCAGGCGCTCAATGGTCTGGTTCACTTGCCGCTGATCCTGCCTCCGGTGGTGACCGGCTATCTTCTGTTGCTGACTTTCGGGCGGCGCGGCGCGATCGGCGGTTTTCTTGAACAGACATTCGGACTGGTGTTCGCCTTTCGCTGGACCGGGGCGGCGCTGGCGGCTGCGGTGATGGCGTTTCCCTTGATGGTGAGGGCTATCCGGCTTGCCATCGAAGCGGTTGATCCGAAGCTCGAAGAGGCGGCGTCGACGCTGGGCGCGTCGCGGATCTGGGTGTTTATGACGGTCACGCTGCCGCTGATCCTGCCCGGGGTGATCGCGGGTGCGATCCTGGCTTTCGCCAAGGCGATGGGCGAGTTCGGTGCGACAATCACCTTTGTCTCCAACATTCCAGGTCAGACCCAGACATTGCCCTCGGCGATCTACAGTTTCCTGCAGGTTCCGGGTGGTGATGCGCAAGCGTTCCAGCTGGTGCTGATCGCGGTGGCGATTGCGCTGGCGGCACTGCTCCTGTCGGAATGGGTTGGCCGGGCCGTGGCAAGACGGATTGCGGGCTCATGA
- a CDS encoding class I SAM-dependent methyltransferase, which translates to MSTASASADMMDGIYRYQRHIYDLTRRHYLLGRNDLIATLQPPPGGSILEVGCGTARNLILTARRYPEAQLYGLDISAEMLKSAQANIRANNLEHRIRVAKADATRFDAEALFERAMFDRVFCSYSLSMIPGWENALEQACQAVAAQGELHVVDFGQQSQLPAWFGKALKAWLARFHVTPRERLGDAMTGLATQTGGTLSFRSIYRDYARIGAIRLP; encoded by the coding sequence ATGAGCACGGCCTCTGCCAGCGCGGACATGATGGATGGCATCTACCGCTATCAACGCCACATCTATGATCTGACGCGGCGTCACTACCTGCTCGGTCGTAATGATCTGATCGCAACCCTGCAACCGCCTCCGGGCGGATCGATCCTGGAAGTCGGCTGCGGCACCGCCCGAAACCTGATCCTGACCGCGCGCCGTTACCCCGAAGCGCAGCTGTATGGCTTGGACATATCAGCCGAAATGCTCAAATCCGCACAAGCCAATATTCGCGCCAACAATCTGGAGCACCGGATCAGGGTGGCGAAGGCAGATGCCACCAGATTTGATGCCGAAGCGCTGTTCGAACGGGCCATGTTCGACCGGGTTTTCTGTTCCTACAGCCTGTCGATGATCCCCGGCTGGGAGAACGCTCTTGAGCAAGCATGCCAGGCTGTCGCAGCGCAAGGTGAATTGCATGTGGTGGACTTCGGGCAGCAAAGCCAATTGCCCGCCTGGTTCGGCAAGGCACTCAAGGCCTGGTTGGCGCGATTTCACGTCACCCCGCGGGAGCGCCTCGGCGATGCCATGACCGGGCTCGCGACCCAAACCGGGGGAACGCTTTCCTTCCGGTCGATTTACAGGGATTACGCCAGGATCGGCGCAATCCGCCTGCCTTGA
- a CDS encoding carbon-phosphorus lyase complex subunit PhnI, whose product MYVAVKGGEAAITNAHRLLADRRRGDRSVPALTLAQIAGQLSLAVDRVMAEGSLYDPELAALAIKQARGDLIEAVFLLRAYRTTLPRFGHSEPVDTGNMLVERRVSAIYKDLPGGQLLGPTFDYTHRLLDPDLAADEPIDGPETGPDTGEKIVRVSDILGDEGLIEDDPVADNSSHVADITRTPTEYPMGRDARLQTLARGDEGFLLALAYSTQRGYARSHPFAGEIRIGEVDVEMMIPELGFAVTIGRVKLTECQMVNQFKGSAKVPPQFTRGYGLVFGQAERKAMAMSLCDRALRASELGEDIIAPAQDEEFVLSHCDNVQATGFVEHLKLPHYVDFQAELDLVRRMRAEHFASNASDDATASTDDTMEAAE is encoded by the coding sequence ATGTATGTTGCCGTCAAGGGCGGGGAAGCCGCCATCACCAATGCACATCGTCTGCTGGCCGACCGGCGGCGCGGGGATCGAAGCGTTCCGGCGCTGACCCTTGCGCAGATCGCCGGGCAATTGTCGCTTGCGGTCGACCGGGTCATGGCCGAGGGCTCGCTCTACGACCCAGAACTCGCCGCCCTTGCGATCAAGCAGGCGCGGGGCGATCTGATCGAAGCCGTGTTCCTGTTGCGTGCCTACCGGACCACTTTGCCGCGGTTCGGCCATTCCGAGCCGGTTGATACCGGAAACATGCTGGTCGAACGCCGGGTTTCTGCAATCTACAAGGACCTGCCGGGCGGACAATTGCTTGGGCCGACCTTCGACTACACGCACCGGCTGCTCGATCCGGATCTGGCCGCAGACGAGCCGATCGATGGACCCGAAACGGGGCCTGACACAGGCGAAAAGATTGTCCGCGTGTCCGATATTCTTGGCGACGAGGGGCTGATTGAAGATGATCCGGTTGCCGACAATTCTTCTCACGTTGCGGACATCACTCGCACCCCAACCGAGTATCCGATGGGGCGCGACGCGCGGCTGCAGACATTGGCCCGCGGCGACGAAGGCTTTCTGCTCGCACTCGCCTATTCGACCCAGCGCGGCTATGCGCGCAGCCACCCCTTTGCCGGTGAGATCCGCATTGGCGAAGTCGATGTAGAGATGATGATCCCGGAGCTTGGCTTCGCGGTCACAATCGGCAGGGTGAAGTTGACGGAATGCCAGATGGTCAACCAGTTCAAGGGCTCGGCCAAGGTGCCGCCGCAGTTCACCCGCGGCTATGGTCTGGTGTTCGGTCAGGCCGAGCGCAAGGCGATGGCGATGTCGCTGTGCGACCGGGCTCTGCGGGCATCCGAACTCGGCGAGGACATCATCGCACCGGCCCAGGACGAAGAATTTGTGCTGTCGCATTGCGACAATGTGCAGGCGACCGGCTTCGTCGAACATCTCAAGCTGCCGCATTATGTCGACTTCCAGGCGGAACTCGATCTGGTGCGCCGCATGCGTGCCGAGCATTTTGCAAGCAACGCTTCAGACGATGCCACCGCATCCACCGATGACACCATGGAGGCAGCGGAATGA
- the phnF gene encoding phosphonate metabolism transcriptional regulator PhnF, with protein MGKTAVNTLERRTGIALWRQVADQIRQGVITGLQANDRLPPEAELAARFGVNRHTVRSAIAALEKEGIVRAEQGRGTFLNDRKRLRYPIGQRTRFSSGLQSQARTRSGKLISSQTCPAPLKVSEALALASGAEVVRLETVSSADGVPVSAATSWFEAARFAEIAEIYGQTGSITASLALLGVADYTRKSTGIQARHASKEDLDLLALSPGAIVLLTEAVDIDAEAKPVLFGQSRFAADRVELAIENTVSPPPQAASKEEMA; from the coding sequence ATGGGAAAAACAGCTGTGAACACACTTGAGCGAAGAACCGGAATTGCACTGTGGCGCCAGGTCGCGGATCAGATCCGGCAGGGCGTGATCACCGGGCTCCAGGCCAACGATCGCTTGCCGCCGGAAGCAGAACTCGCCGCCCGTTTCGGGGTCAACCGCCACACCGTGCGATCGGCCATCGCCGCACTTGAAAAAGAGGGCATTGTCCGCGCCGAACAGGGCCGTGGCACCTTTCTCAACGACCGCAAGCGCCTGCGGTATCCGATCGGCCAACGCACACGGTTTTCCTCGGGGCTCCAGAGCCAGGCACGAACCCGCTCGGGAAAACTGATATCGAGCCAGACCTGCCCTGCTCCGTTGAAGGTCTCCGAAGCTCTCGCACTGGCAAGCGGGGCCGAGGTTGTCCGGCTTGAGACCGTGTCCTCTGCCGACGGAGTGCCTGTCTCAGCCGCCACATCATGGTTTGAGGCTGCACGGTTTGCCGAGATCGCGGAAATCTATGGACAGACAGGATCCATCACCGCGAGCCTGGCGCTGCTTGGGGTCGCCGATTACACCCGGAAATCCACTGGAATACAGGCGCGGCATGCCAGCAAGGAAGACCTTGATCTGCTCGCCCTTTCACCGGGCGCGATCGTGCTTTTGACCGAGGCAGTCGACATTGACGCCGAGGCAAAACCGGTCCTCTTCGGCCAATCGAGATTTGCGGCAGACCGCGTTGAACTGGCTATCGAGAATACGGTTTCCCCACCTCCACAGGCCGCATCCAAGGAAGAAATGGCATGA
- the phnG gene encoding phosphonate C-P lyase system protein PhnG encodes MGFAEPGPEQSVEAEISARKRRLSVLAKAPANALLAHWKATGLDPSVELLRGPEIGLIALQGRIGGSGQPFHAGEVSATRVTVRVGSGHVGHAMIAGRDARKAQLVAVIDALALDPGHADAIETGIVAPLEALALASDANMRTETAATKVNFFTMVRGED; translated from the coding sequence ATGGGTTTTGCGGAACCTGGGCCGGAACAATCCGTCGAGGCGGAGATATCGGCGCGCAAGCGGCGGCTTTCGGTGCTTGCCAAAGCGCCGGCCAATGCATTGCTGGCGCATTGGAAGGCGACCGGGCTCGATCCGTCCGTCGAATTGTTGCGCGGCCCTGAGATCGGGCTGATTGCTCTGCAGGGGCGGATCGGTGGCAGCGGTCAGCCGTTTCATGCCGGAGAGGTTTCCGCGACGCGGGTGACCGTTCGCGTTGGATCGGGCCATGTGGGCCACGCGATGATTGCCGGACGCGATGCACGCAAGGCGCAACTGGTCGCGGTGATTGACGCACTGGCGCTCGATCCAGGCCATGCGGACGCGATCGAAACCGGAATTGTCGCGCCGCTTGAGGCTTTGGCACTGGCATCGGATGCCAATATGCGCACCGAAACGGCTGCGACAAAGGTCAATTTCTTCACGATGGTCAGGGGAGAAGACTGA
- the phnH gene encoding phosphonate C-P lyase system protein PhnH encodes MVDVVEKASAYDGGFSDPVQASQQVFRAVMDAMARPGTVHHFPEFTAPPPPLGPVAGAVICALADADTTVWLDPSMAKTGMVRDWVVFHTGAPTTPYQSEAAFALVAAPQRLSSLNGFALGTQEYPDRSTTLILQVETLTKGPQLVLEGPGIDGQSTLAPDPMPQHFAAQWRANRAAFPRGVDLILAAPDGVAALPRSARLIMPEA; translated from the coding sequence ATGGTCGATGTTGTCGAAAAAGCCTCCGCCTATGATGGCGGTTTCAGCGATCCTGTGCAGGCCTCACAGCAGGTCTTCCGCGCCGTGATGGATGCGATGGCCCGGCCTGGCACCGTGCATCACTTTCCCGAATTCACCGCGCCGCCGCCCCCTCTGGGTCCCGTGGCAGGCGCCGTGATTTGCGCTCTCGCGGATGCCGACACAACGGTCTGGCTCGATCCATCGATGGCGAAAACAGGCATGGTGCGGGACTGGGTGGTGTTTCACACCGGGGCGCCCACGACGCCTTACCAGTCCGAGGCTGCATTTGCGCTGGTGGCTGCGCCGCAGAGACTGTCCTCACTCAATGGGTTTGCATTGGGGACGCAGGAATATCCCGATCGCTCGACAACGCTGATCCTTCAGGTCGAGACGCTGACAAAAGGCCCGCAGCTGGTGCTTGAAGGTCCGGGTATCGACGGTCAGAGCACTCTCGCGCCGGATCCGATGCCGCAGCATTTTGCTGCGCAGTGGCGCGCCAACCGTGCTGCTTTCCCGCGCGGTGTGGATCTGATCCTTGCCGCTCCCGATGGCGTTGCCGCTCTGCCGCGCAGCGCCCGTCTGATCATGCCGGAGGCTTGA
- a CDS encoding DUF3419 family protein — protein MVMIETPSVGARIDGAVVRNTALSSTGLLERIFSAAFHGLVYPQIWEDPIVDMQALDIKPTDTLVTIASGSCNVMSYLTANPARVIAVDLSPAHVALGKLKLAAAQHLPGHAAFSNMFRYANLKTNIALYDRHIRPHLDAETRTYWDGRDLSGRRRISKFARGFYSTGLLGRFISIAHLLGKMYGVDPRELLRMDSVEKQREFFETNIAPVFDSRSFKALTSIRASLFGLGIPPAQYEALAGDAEDGMIGALRTRTERLACGFPLKDNYFAWQAFGRRYQSGETVSLPPYLEARNFNAVRDNASRVNIVNESITAMLAARPAKSVDAYVLLDAQDWMTDQQLSELWAEITRTATPGARVIYRTAAAPSPLPGRVPAGILDKWDYRTEESLELGKQDRSAIYGGFHLHIRRGSTQ, from the coding sequence ATGGTCATGATTGAAACTCCCTCGGTCGGTGCCCGCATCGACGGCGCAGTGGTCCGCAACACGGCGCTGTCCTCCACCGGCCTGCTCGAACGCATTTTCTCCGCCGCCTTCCACGGTCTGGTCTACCCTCAGATCTGGGAGGACCCGATTGTTGACATGCAGGCGCTCGACATCAAGCCGACGGACACGCTGGTGACCATCGCTTCGGGCTCATGCAATGTGATGTCCTATCTCACCGCCAATCCGGCACGGGTGATTGCAGTGGATCTGTCTCCCGCCCATGTGGCGCTGGGCAAGCTCAAGCTTGCAGCCGCCCAGCATCTGCCCGGCCATGCGGCGTTCTCCAACATGTTCCGTTACGCCAATCTCAAGACCAATATCGCGCTTTACGACCGTCACATTCGTCCCCATCTCGATGCCGAGACCCGGACCTATTGGGACGGGCGCGATCTCTCAGGCCGCCGCCGCATCTCGAAGTTCGCCCGCGGGTTCTATTCCACCGGCCTGCTTGGACGCTTCATTTCCATAGCCCATCTGCTTGGCAAAATGTACGGCGTCGATCCGCGCGAACTGCTCAGGATGGACAGCGTAGAAAAGCAGCGCGAATTCTTCGAGACCAACATCGCACCGGTCTTTGACAGCCGCAGCTTTAAGGCACTGACTTCGATACGGGCTTCGCTGTTCGGTCTTGGCATTCCGCCGGCGCAGTATGAAGCCCTCGCCGGCGACGCCGAGGACGGCATGATCGGCGCGCTGAGAACGCGTACCGAACGCCTGGCCTGCGGCTTCCCGCTCAAGGACAATTACTTCGCCTGGCAGGCCTTTGGCCGGCGCTACCAGTCCGGTGAAACCGTGAGCCTGCCGCCCTATCTCGAAGCGCGGAATTTCAATGCCGTTCGCGACAATGCTTCCAGGGTCAACATCGTCAATGAAAGCATCACCGCCATGCTTGCGGCACGGCCCGCCAAATCGGTCGACGCTTACGTGCTGCTAGATGCTCAGGACTGGATGACCGACCAGCAACTCTCCGAACTCTGGGCCGAAATCACCCGCACCGCAACCCCCGGTGCGCGGGTGATCTACCGCACCGCCGCCGCACCTTCGCCGCTTCCCGGCCGGGTGCCCGCCGGCATTCTCGACAAATGGGACTACCGCACTGAAGAGAGTCTTGAACTCGGCAAGCAGGACCGCTCCGCAATCTATGGCGGCTTCCATCTCCACATCAGACGCGGAAGCACGCAATGA
- a CDS encoding UDP-2,3-diacylglucosamine diphosphatase, which yields MSKPARKTIAQGTGRTVTQSYRTIFLSDVHLGTPDCQADLLIDFLREHDAPTIYLVGDIIDCWRMKRKGFYWPQSHNDVVQKLLRKARKGTRIVYVPGNHDELLRDYQGIHFGGIEVLERDVFETADGKRLLVIHGDEFDMVVMNHRWLAHLGDMAYGFAMWTNKWHNRTRKLLGLRYWSFSRWAKLKVKSAVNFISDFEEVLADEARKHDADGVICGHIHHAANEMRNGIRYINTGDWVESCTAIVEHDDGRMELIDWSRRIPAKAGLEPQTETPKSIVAAHEAA from the coding sequence GTGTCTAAGCCTGCCCGCAAGACGATTGCTCAAGGCACAGGCCGAACCGTGACACAATCCTACCGCACCATCTTCCTTTCCGACGTCCATCTCGGCACGCCCGATTGCCAGGCGGATCTGCTGATAGACTTCCTGCGCGAGCATGACGCGCCGACAATTTATCTCGTCGGCGACATCATCGATTGCTGGCGGATGAAGCGCAAAGGCTTCTACTGGCCGCAATCCCACAACGATGTGGTCCAGAAACTCCTGCGCAAGGCGCGCAAGGGCACGCGTATTGTTTATGTCCCGGGCAATCACGATGAGTTGCTGCGCGACTATCAGGGCATCCATTTCGGCGGCATCGAGGTGCTTGAGCGCGATGTGTTTGAAACTGCCGATGGCAAGCGCCTGCTGGTCATTCACGGCGATGAATTCGACATGGTGGTGATGAACCACCGCTGGCTCGCCCATCTTGGCGACATGGCCTACGGCTTCGCCATGTGGACCAACAAATGGCACAACCGCACCCGCAAGTTGCTGGGTCTGCGCTACTGGTCGTTTTCCCGCTGGGCCAAGCTCAAGGTCAAAAGCGCGGTCAACTTCATCTCCGATTTCGAGGAAGTGCTGGCAGATGAAGCCCGCAAGCACGACGCCGATGGCGTCATCTGCGGCCACATCCACCATGCCGCCAACGAAATGCGCAACGGCATCCGCTACATCAACACCGGCGATTGGGTCGAAAGCTGCACCGCGATTGTCGAGCATGATGATGGCCGCATGGAACTGATCGACTGGTCACGCAGGATACCCGCCAAAGCCGGGCTTGAGCCGCAGACCGAAACGCCCAAGAGCATCGTCGCTGCTCACGAGGCCGCCTGA
- a CDS encoding c-type cytochrome has protein sequence MGLLHGHDDESAGARRLAPALFMAVQMVALWAVGAAAEEGARLFKNCATCHEIGEGAKHKVGPHLDGLFGRPAGGLADFKYSDGMRRAGEDGLVWDAEALAQFLEKPRGFIKGNRMSYRGMPDADDRATLIGWLETATQSAPAENPARVAGSELDGEVHSFTDIVLQIDGDPDYGEYLAGDCLTCHQATGHADGIPSIVGLPKDYFIRALFEYRTNVRSNEVMKLRVANLANDEIAALAAYFSSLEPQ, from the coding sequence ATGGGTTTACTACACGGCCATGACGATGAAAGTGCAGGTGCTCGCCGGCTTGCGCCTGCGCTATTCATGGCCGTTCAGATGGTCGCGCTTTGGGCCGTTGGTGCGGCGGCCGAGGAGGGCGCACGGCTGTTCAAGAACTGCGCCACCTGCCATGAGATCGGCGAGGGGGCCAAGCACAAGGTCGGACCACACCTGGATGGGCTTTTTGGCAGGCCCGCCGGGGGGCTTGCGGATTTCAAATATTCCGACGGAATGCGCAGGGCTGGCGAAGACGGGCTTGTCTGGGATGCCGAAGCGCTCGCGCAATTTCTTGAGAAGCCGCGTGGGTTCATCAAGGGCAATCGCATGTCCTATCGCGGCATGCCGGATGCGGATGACCGCGCCACCCTTATTGGCTGGCTTGAAACCGCAACACAAAGCGCCCCCGCCGAAAACCCTGCCCGTGTTGCAGGCTCCGAACTGGATGGCGAAGTGCACAGTTTCACGGACATCGTGCTGCAGATCGACGGTGACCCTGACTACGGGGAGTATCTCGCCGGCGATTGTCTGACCTGCCATCAGGCCACCGGTCATGCTGACGGCATTCCATCGATTGTCGGTCTGCCGAAGGATTATTTCATCCGCGCATTGTTTGAGTACCGGACCAATGTGCGTTCCAACGAAGTTATGAAACTACGGGTGGCCAATCTCGCCAATGACGAGATCGCGGCTCTGGCTGCCTATTTCAGTTCGCTTGAGCCGCAATAG
- a CDS encoding NAD(P)/FAD-dependent oxidoreductase, whose amino-acid sequence MTRLTRRQFGLFASAGAATLALPTYLRAQGKPRVVVIGGGAGGATAARYIAKDSEGAIDVTLIESSETFTTCFFSNLYVGGYRTFESITHSYDGLQSNYGITKVTGMAMGVDRANKVVTMADGASVPYDRLVVSPGIDLIWDSIEGYSEEAAETAPHAWKAGPQTQLLKAKLDAIENGQQIVMVAPPNPYRCPPGPYERASMMAHVLKEKGLMDSKVIIIDPKEKFSKQGVFQEGWEKHYPGMIEWYGPDIHGGIVNVDVNAGTVETDLDTFSGALLNVIPAQKAGAIAAAAGLTNDSGFCPIEPDSMRSTMDESVYVIGDACIAGDMPKSGFSANSQAKVAAMNVRGDLIGSKVFPAKFANTCWSLIETDDNIKVGAQYAPGDGKIASTGGFVSQTGEDAAIRKTNYEEAVGWYAGITTDMFGA is encoded by the coding sequence ATGACACGCTTGACCAGACGACAATTCGGACTTTTCGCCAGTGCCGGCGCGGCCACACTTGCGCTGCCAACCTATCTGCGCGCACAGGGGAAACCACGTGTTGTGGTGATCGGCGGTGGCGCCGGTGGGGCCACGGCTGCCCGCTACATCGCCAAGGACTCGGAAGGCGCAATCGATGTGACCCTGATTGAGAGTTCGGAGACTTTCACCACCTGCTTCTTCTCCAATCTCTATGTCGGCGGTTACCGGACCTTTGAATCCATCACCCACAGCTATGACGGCCTGCAGTCGAATTACGGCATCACCAAAGTGACCGGTATGGCCATGGGCGTGGACCGAGCCAACAAGGTGGTTACCATGGCCGATGGTGCGTCGGTCCCCTATGACCGGTTGGTGGTTTCGCCTGGTATCGACCTGATCTGGGATTCGATCGAGGGCTATTCTGAAGAAGCGGCAGAAACCGCGCCTCATGCCTGGAAGGCCGGACCGCAGACGCAATTGCTCAAGGCAAAGCTCGATGCCATCGAGAATGGCCAGCAGATCGTCATGGTCGCCCCGCCCAACCCCTATCGCTGCCCGCCCGGCCCCTATGAGCGGGCCTCGATGATGGCACATGTGCTCAAGGAAAAGGGATTGATGGATTCGAAGGTGATCATCATCGATCCGAAGGAAAAGTTCTCCAAGCAGGGCGTGTTCCAGGAAGGCTGGGAGAAGCATTATCCGGGCATGATCGAATGGTATGGCCCCGATATTCATGGCGGGATTGTCAATGTTGATGTGAATGCGGGGACCGTGGAGACCGATCTTGATACATTCTCGGGCGCCTTGCTCAACGTGATCCCGGCCCAGAAGGCAGGCGCCATTGCGGCGGCAGCAGGGCTCACCAACGACAGCGGTTTCTGCCCGATCGAGCCGGACAGCATGCGGTCGACCATGGATGAATCCGTCTATGTCATCGGTGACGCGTGCATTGCCGGCGACATGCCCAAATCGGGCTTTTCCGCCAACAGCCAGGCAAAGGTCGCGGCAATGAATGTGCGCGGCGATCTGATTGGTTCGAAGGTGTTCCCGGCCAAGTTCGCCAACACCTGTTGGAGCCTGATTGAGACCGACGACAACATCAAGGTTGGCGCGCAATATGCGCCCGGCGACGGCAAAATCGCCTCGACCGGCGGCTTCGTCAGCCAGACCGGCGAAGATGCCGCCATTCGCAAGACCAACTATGAAGAGGCGGTGGGTTGGTATGCCGGCATCACCACCGACATGTTCGGCGCATAA
- the modC gene encoding molybdenum ABC transporter ATP-binding protein, producing the protein MSVSVRIAHDFGGFALDVNFEAPSGVTALFGRSGSGKTTVINAIAGLLRPQSGQISLDDQVLFDAGRRISVPVHKRRLGYVFQEGRLFPHLSVRQNLEYGRWFSALKDGPDFDQVIDMLGIAHLLDRRPGALSGGEKQRVAIGRALLANPKMLLMDEPLAALDEARKAEILPYLERLSATTAVPVLYVSHSMAEVARLASTLVLMEAGRVVRAGPAAQVLSDPDTVPVLGVRTAGASLHAVVAAQEDDGLTRLEASGGALWLPRVEAAIGTRLSVRIPAQDVILSRAKPEGLSALNVFPATVMAVRFGDGPGAIVQFRAGEDVLLARITRRSAQALELVPGVDCFAILKSVAVSQSEVGGAV; encoded by the coding sequence ATGAGCGTCTCGGTTCGGATTGCCCATGATTTCGGCGGCTTTGCGCTCGATGTGAATTTTGAGGCACCTTCTGGTGTCACGGCACTTTTTGGCCGGTCCGGTTCGGGCAAGACCACGGTGATCAACGCCATTGCGGGGCTTTTGCGGCCACAAAGCGGGCAAATCAGTCTCGACGATCAGGTGCTGTTTGATGCCGGCCGCAGGATTTCGGTTCCGGTGCACAAACGCCGGCTTGGCTACGTGTTTCAGGAAGGGCGGCTTTTTCCGCATCTGAGCGTGCGCCAGAACCTTGAGTACGGGCGCTGGTTTTCTGCTCTCAAGGATGGCCCGGATTTCGATCAGGTGATCGATATGTTGGGCATTGCGCATCTTTTGGACCGGCGTCCCGGTGCCTTGTCCGGTGGAGAGAAGCAGCGGGTGGCGATCGGTCGTGCGTTGCTTGCCAATCCGAAAATGTTGCTGATGGATGAGCCGCTGGCAGCGCTCGACGAGGCGCGCAAGGCGGAGATCCTGCCCTATCTGGAGCGGCTCAGTGCAACGACTGCAGTGCCGGTGCTCTATGTCAGCCATTCGATGGCCGAGGTGGCACGGCTGGCCTCGACCCTGGTGCTGATGGAGGCGGGGCGTGTGGTGAGGGCAGGCCCCGCGGCGCAAGTGCTCTCCGATCCCGACACTGTGCCCGTCCTGGGTGTTCGAACTGCAGGTGCATCGCTGCACGCGGTGGTCGCTGCGCAGGAAGACGACGGGCTGACAAGGCTGGAGGCATCCGGCGGGGCGCTTTGGCTGCCGCGTGTCGAGGCGGCGATCGGCACAAGGCTGAGCGTGCGGATCCCGGCGCAGGATGTGATCCTGTCTCGGGCCAAGCCGGAAGGCTTGTCTGCGCTCAATGTGTTTCCGGCCACGGTCATGGCGGTCCGGTTTGGCGACGGACCGGGCGCGATCGTTCAGTTTCGGGCTGGCGAGGATGTGCTTCTGGCCCGGATCACCCGGCGTTCGGCGCAGGCGCTCGAGCTTGTGCCCGGCGTGGATTGTTTTGCGATTCTCAAATCCGTGGCCGTGTCCCAAAGTGAGGTCGGCGGTGCGGTGTAG